In the genome of Bradyrhizobium arachidis, one region contains:
- a CDS encoding FixH family protein, with amino-acid sequence MKTISAARAFAAALLGLTIMGAPKLAFAGIKDYEFQLVEPSVQAGADRIVTVRLVNKTTGKAVPDAVIFASRLDMAPDGMQEMATKVTAMPGTEPGTYRFKASFGMAGRWQLSLGAKVQGETGTVESKLVVTAQK; translated from the coding sequence ATGAAGACTATCTCTGCTGCGCGTGCGTTTGCCGCCGCGCTGCTCGGCCTCACCATCATGGGAGCGCCGAAGCTCGCCTTTGCCGGCATCAAGGACTACGAATTCCAGCTCGTCGAGCCGTCCGTCCAGGCCGGCGCCGACAGGATCGTCACGGTCAGGCTGGTGAACAAGACGACGGGGAAGGCGGTGCCGGACGCCGTCATCTTCGCCTCTCGCCTCGACATGGCTCCGGACGGCATGCAGGAGATGGCCACCAAGGTGACCGCCATGCCGGGCACGGAGCCGGGGACGTACCGCTTCAAGGCCAGCTTTGGCATGGCGGGGCGCTGGCAGCTCTCGCTTGGCGCCAAGGTGCAGGGCGAGACCGGCACGGTCGAAAGCAAGCTCGTCGTCACGGCGCAGAAATGA
- a CDS encoding efflux RND transporter periplasmic adaptor subunit codes for MNRAIATGAAAAICAAAGAAFLVGGMPRGGSFAAQPIVSAAAAAERGEPIYYWDPDGKPFYSLTPKTTPDGRAWRGVPAGADVSFDDPEDAPVDTRAADAKAERKIKYYRNPMGLPDTSPVPKKDQMGMDYIPVYEGEDSDDGSVKLSPGKIQRTGAKSEPVVRRPVRSIIRAPGTIQEDERRVSVVALRFEGFVESVANVTTGDHVHKGQPLLNVYSPALSSAAAEYLSAISAGATGKELKGARRRLENLATPEPAIRELERTRDISLSIPWLAPQDGEILERNAVNGMRAGPGDVLFRIADHRLVWALIDVAERDLTQVAVGTQVSIRPRALAGQSFDGTVALIYPHLNAATRTARIRIEVPNPDEVLRPEMYVDAEIQAGTPGPVLTVPESAVLDSGSRQAVLVDKGEGRFEPRDVKLGRRGGGLIEVTQGVSEGEAVVTSANFLIDAESNLKAALKGFAETRGDKPAEPAAGGMGARP; via the coding sequence ATGAACCGCGCCATCGCGACGGGCGCGGCCGCTGCGATTTGCGCAGCGGCCGGCGCCGCCTTTCTCGTCGGCGGAATGCCGCGAGGAGGCTCGTTCGCCGCCCAGCCAATCGTTTCAGCCGCGGCAGCCGCCGAGCGCGGCGAGCCGATCTATTACTGGGATCCGGACGGCAAGCCGTTCTACTCACTCACGCCGAAGACGACGCCCGATGGCCGCGCTTGGCGCGGTGTGCCGGCGGGCGCCGACGTGAGCTTCGACGATCCCGAGGACGCGCCGGTGGACACCAGGGCTGCCGACGCGAAGGCCGAGCGGAAGATCAAGTACTATCGCAACCCGATGGGGCTGCCGGATACCTCGCCGGTGCCGAAGAAGGACCAGATGGGGATGGACTACATCCCCGTGTACGAGGGCGAGGACAGCGACGACGGCTCGGTGAAGCTTTCACCCGGCAAGATTCAGCGCACCGGTGCGAAATCGGAGCCGGTGGTGCGGCGGCCTGTCAGGTCGATCATCCGGGCGCCGGGGACCATCCAGGAGGACGAACGGCGCGTCTCGGTAGTGGCGCTGCGGTTCGAGGGCTTCGTCGAGAGCGTCGCGAACGTCACGACCGGCGATCATGTTCACAAGGGCCAGCCGCTCCTCAACGTGTACAGCCCGGCGCTGTCGAGCGCCGCCGCGGAATATCTCTCCGCCATCAGCGCCGGCGCGACCGGAAAGGAGCTCAAGGGCGCGCGTCGCAGATTGGAAAATCTCGCGACGCCCGAGCCGGCCATCAGGGAGCTCGAGCGCACCCGGGACATCTCGCTGTCGATTCCGTGGCTCGCACCGCAGGACGGCGAAATCCTGGAGCGAAACGCGGTGAACGGGATGCGCGCCGGACCAGGGGACGTTCTGTTCCGGATCGCCGACCACCGCCTGGTCTGGGCGCTCATCGATGTCGCCGAGCGCGATCTGACGCAGGTTGCGGTCGGCACGCAAGTGAGCATCAGGCCGCGCGCGCTCGCCGGCCAGAGCTTCGACGGCACCGTGGCGCTGATCTATCCCCATCTCAACGCCGCGACGCGAACCGCGCGCATCCGGATCGAGGTGCCCAATCCCGACGAGGTGCTGCGGCCGGAGATGTATGTCGATGCCGAGATCCAGGCCGGCACGCCGGGACCGGTACTGACGGTGCCGGAGAGCGCTGTGCTCGACAGCGGAAGCCGCCAGGCGGTTCTGGTCGACAAGGGCGAGGGACGCTTCGAGCCGCGGGACGTGAAGCTCGGCCGTCGCGGCGGCGGGCTCATTGAGGTGACCCAGGGCGTGTCGGAGGGCGAAGCCGTCGTCACCTCGGCCAATTTCCTGATCGATGCCGAGAGCAATCTGAAGGCCGCGCTGAAGGGGTTTGCCGAGACGCGCGGCGACAAGCCGGCCGAGCCGGCGGCCGGTGGCATGGGAGCGCGGCCATGA